Within the Proteobacteria bacterium CG1_02_64_396 genome, the region CTGCTGATCGCCTTGATCCGGGGCTGGGGCTATCCGGCCCGTTACGTCATGGGCTACCAGGATCCGGGCAACACCCCCCACCAAAAGGGGGCGGCGCCAAACCAGGCGACCCACGCCTGGATCGAGGCGCTGGTGCCGGGGGTGGGCTGGATGGGGTTCGATCCCACCAACCTGTTGGCGGTCAACGACCTCTACATCCCGGTGGCGGTGGGCCGCGATTCCACCGACACCCCACCGCAGCGCGGTTGTTTTCGGGGCGGCGCCTCGGAGCGGATGGAGATCGCCGTCCGCGTCACCCCGATTCGTTCCGACGAGGTTGGGGTTTAACCAACAAGATCAAAAGCGGCTCGCGCAAAGGCGTTAGGGAAGCGCTGATTAAAGGCTCCTGCCTTGAATCAGCACGCTACGCAAAAAACGTGGTTTTTGCTTCGCTTGCAAAATCAGTCACTTACGTCCCTGATTTTGGCGGCCCATCCCTGGGCCGCTCGGAAGCGCTCATCAATCAGCGCTTCCCTAAGAAAACCAAGAAAACCGTTTTTTGGGTTTGGATTTTTTGTCTTCCTTTGCGGCTTCGCGTGAGCCGCTTTTCGCCGTTCGCCTTTTGTTTTCGGATTTAGGTCTTTCATGCACATCGAAAACGACGTCGTCCTCGACCTGGAGCTCCCCTACCGGGAGCGGTTGATGATCCGCCGCACACGCTACGTCGGCGCCCGGCCCGGCCCCCGCATCGCCCTGGTCACCGGGGTGCACGGCGACGAGCTGGAGGGGCTTTACCTTTGCCATCGCCTGGGGCGCGCCCTGGAAGATCTGGAGGCGACCCATCCCGGCGCTTTGCACGGCACGGTCGAGCTCTGGCCCGGCCTCAATCCCCTGGGGCTCGACACCCTCAAGCGCTTCGTGCCGATCTTCGATCTCGACCTCAACCGTACCTTCCCCGGCCATCCCGAGGGGATCCTGCCGCAGCGGGTCGCCGCCGCCACCATCGCGCATCTGACTGGGGCCGATCTGGTCGTCGACATTCACGCCAGCAACATCTATCTGCGCGAGATTCCTCAGGTGCGGATCAACACCGAGTTCGCGGAGCGGTTGACCCCGATGGCCCAGGGGATGAACCTCGATTTGATCTGGCTGCACGGCGCCATGACGGTGCTGGAGGCGACCCTGGCCCACTCCCTCAACGCCGTCGGCACCCCCTGTCTGGTGGTCGAGATGGGGGTGGGGATGCGGGTGACCCCGCAGTACACCGATCAACTGCTCACCGGCATCCTCCACACCGCCCAGAACATGGGGGCGCTCGCCTCCGAGGTGGCGCTCCCCCCCTTGGCCCACCACCCCCTGATCGCCGACGACCGCAACGTTCATTACCTCAACGCCGAGACCTCGGGGCTGTTCATCCCCGAGGTGGAGCACTGGGAGGCGGTCGCTTCGGGGCAAAGGCTGGGGAGGATCGTCTCCCCCCACCACGGCGAGGTGTTGAGCGAGGTCTGCGCCCCGGTCGACGGCATCCTCTTCACCCTGCGCGAATACCCGTTGGTCTACGAGGGCTCTTTGATGGCGCGGATCAAGGGTCATGGACCCGAGGCCCATTCGGATGGAGAGGTGCAGCCATGAGCGAGCGTCATCTGTTGGCGATGACCGCTCCGATGCGGGAGGACTTCACCATCCCCTACCACGACATCGGCGCGGGCGATCTGCCGGTCGACGTGGCGCTGGTGGGGGGGGTGCACGGCAACGAGATCAACGCCATTTCGGTGCTGTCGCGCTTGTCGGCCTTTCTGCGCGGCATCGTCGAGGGGCGTTACCCCGGCTTGAGCTTCAAAGGGCGGGTGCTGATCGTCCCGGCGATCAACGTGCTCGGGGTCAACACCCGCCACCGCGACTGGCCCTTCGACGGCACCGACATCAACCGCATGTACCCCGGCACCCCCTTCGGCGAGACGACCCAACGCATCGCCTACCAGGTGCTGGCGCTGACCAAACCGGCGCGCTATCGCATCGACGTCCATTCCTCGAACCTCGATTTCGAGGAGCTGCCCCAGGTGCGGCTCTTCGAGGGGAGTGACGCCGAGCGGGCCACCGCCCAGCACTTCAATCTGCCCGCCGTGGTGGAATACCCGGTCAGCCGCGCCTACACCACCTCGCTGAACGTCGCCTGGAAACCCTGGCCGGGGCAGAACTTTGTGTTGGTGGGGGGGCAGGCGGGGTATCTGCAAAGCGACCATTGCAGCCGGATGATCAACGGCCTGACCGCCTTTCTGAGCAAGATCGGGCTGATCGAGGGGCTCGATCCCGACCGGGATGGCGAGAACGTCCACCACTTCGGCCTCGGTCAGGTCTACCCCCTGATATCCGAAGGGGCGGGGCTTTTTGTGCCCCGGGTAACGGTGGGGCGCTGGCTGCGCCAGGGGGAGGGGCTGGGGACCGTCTTCGACGCCTTCGACGGACGCGCCATCGCCGAGATCTTCGCCCCCTGCTCGGGGCTGCTCACCGGCATCCGCCGTCAGCCCTTGATGTGCCAGGGCGATCTGGTGGCGCGGATTCACAGCTTGGCAGCGACCGAGCGGGATTTCGGCTGGTTGGAGCCGCACGGGCAGTAGGTTGATGGGGCTGAAGAGGTTGGAGCGAGGATTGATAGATATGGATCAATATCTATCAATATTTCGAATATTGATAGATAACCGACTCATTCCCCCGGCTGATCCAGGCGCTTCTGTA harbors:
- a CDS encoding succinylglutamate desuccinylase yields the protein MHIENDVVLDLELPYRERLMIRRTRYVGARPGPRIALVTGVHGDELEGLYLCHRLGRALEDLEATHPGALHGTVELWPGLNPLGLDTLKRFVPIFDLDLNRTFPGHPEGILPQRVAAATIAHLTGADLVVDIHASNIYLREIPQVRINTEFAERLTPMAQGMNLDLIWLHGAMTVLEATLAHSLNAVGTPCLVVEMGVGMRVTPQYTDQLLTGILHTAQNMGALASEVALPPLAHHPLIADDRNVHYLNAETSGLFIPEVEHWEAVASGQRLGRIVSPHHGEVLSEVCAPVDGILFTLREYPLVYEGSLMARIKGHGPEAHSDGEVQP